In one Mastacembelus armatus chromosome 19, fMasArm1.2, whole genome shotgun sequence genomic region, the following are encoded:
- the rab3gap1 gene encoding rab3 GTPase-activating protein catalytic subunit isoform X3, which translates to MAADSDPESEVFEITDFTTASEWERFVSRVEEVLNDWKLIGNSAGKLSPEKGEYTSGTWGEKSQDINFADFKFCITHYFLKQLCEKDDGKNKFEEDAFPLAMQDLLCMNNDFPPRAHCLVRWYGIREFVVISPGTNCEAIISESKCNLLLSSISISLANSGCQLPIFVQIQQKWRRMYSGECQGPGVRTDFEMVHLRKVPSQYNHLSGLLDIFKSKIGCTLSPLPPVNIAIRFTYVLQDWQQYSWPQQPPDLDSLLGGEVGGVEFGKLPFGACEEPISELHLATTWPHLTEGIVVDNDVYSDLEPLQAPHWSVRVRTAENPQCLLGDLLTEFFKLCCRKETTEEILGRGLTEDESKENNDISSALSKLTEPATTVPISKLSVSNMVHSARKHIRRHRRIDEAPLNTDILHSVLLYLFPDAAVEKLSENSKNKTAQTKSCGKAEQDKNSDYNLFLQLKSAPTDSLTYWLALCVCLVNYNHGGLRAVAHLWQEFVLELRYRWENNYLIYGLAPGPPDLRCCLLHQKLQMLNCCIERKRARDEARKVSEGSKERERKVSGGCQSSRPVPESATATSPASSSTREGSVGKSWDSWSDSEDEFFECLSDQGEMEAARADGEKDGSKIKAEGRLHPCNNMTLLNSTEPLYIPVTQEPAPMTEDLLEEQSEVLAKLGTSAEGSHLRARMQSACLLSDMESFKAANPGCVLEDFVRWYSPRDYVEEEVIDEKGNTVVKGKLSARMEIPGNMWVEAWETARVIPARRQKRLFDDTKEAEKVLHYLAVQKPADLTRHLLPCILHAAILKLKEEVEE; encoded by the exons atgGCTGCTGACAGCGAT CCCGAGTCGGAGGTGTTTGAGATCACCGACTTCACCACGGCGTCAGAGTGGGAGCG GTTTGTGTCCAGAGTGGAGGAGGTGCTTAATGACTGGAAGCTGATTGGGAATTCGGCAGGAAAGCTGTCCCCAGAGAAG GGTGAATACACCAGTGGCACCTGGGGGGAGAAGTCTCAGGATATAAATTTTGCTGACTTCAAGTTCTGCATAACTCACTACTTCCTGAAACAATTGTGTGAGAAGGATGATGGGAAGAACAAGTTTGAGGAAG ATGCGTTCCCCTTGGCGATGCAGGACCTTCTTTGTATGAACAATGATTTCCCTCCCCGAGCACACTGCCTGGTCAGATG GTATGGTATACGAGAGTTTGTGGTCATCAGCCCTGGAACAAACTGCGAGGCCATCATCAGTGAGTCCAAATGCAACCTGCTCCTCAGCTCCATCTCCATTTCTTTGGCCAACAGTGGATG CCAGCTGCCCATATTTGTGCAGATCCAGCAGAAGTGGAGGCGGATGTATTCTGGGGAGTGCCAGGGACCAGGTGTGCGCACTGACTTTGAAATGGTCCACCTCCGTAAGGTGCCAAGTCAGTACAACCACCTGTCTGGCCTGCTGGACATCTTCAAGTCTAAGATA GGTTGTACCCTGTCCCCTTTACCTCCAGTCAACATTGCCATCCGGTTCACCTACGTTCTCCAGGACTGGCAGCAATATTCGTGGCCCCAGCAGCCTCCAG ACCTCGACTCACTCCTTGGAGGTGAGGTGGGAGGGGTGGAGTTCGGAAAGCTTCCTTTTGGAGCCTGTGAAGAGCCAATTAG TGAACTTCACCTTGCAACTACTTGGCCTCACCTGACAGAAGGCATAGTTGTGGATAATGATGTCTACAG TGACCTTGAACCTCTTCAAGCTCCTCACTGGTCAGTCCGAGTCAGGACAGCTGAAAACCCTCAGTGTTTGCTCG GTGATCTCCTGACAGAGTTTTTTAAGCTCTGTTGTAGGAAGGAGACTACAGAAGAGATTCTGGGAAGAGGATTGACTGAAGATGAGAGCAAAG AAAATAATGACATCAGCTCTGCTTTATCCAAGCTGACGGAGCCAGCAACAACAGTGCCCATCTCCAAACTGTCCGTCTCCAATATGGTGCACAGCGCTCGAAAGCACATCCGACGCCACCGACGTATCGATGAGGCTCCGCTCAACACAGATATACTCCATTCTGTTCTTCTG tATCTGTTCCCAGATGCTGCTGTGGAGAAGTTGTCAGAAAACAGCaagaataaaacagcacagacaaaatCCTGTGGGAAGGCTGAGCAAGATAAAAACTCTGactat AACCTTTTCCTCCAGCTGAAGTCAGCACCGACTGACAGTCTGACCTATTGGCTGgcactgtgtgtctgtctggtaAACTACAATCATGGTGGGCTGCGGGCTGTTGCCCACCTCTGGCAGGAGTTTGTCCTAGAGTTGCGTTATCGCTGGGAAAACAACTATCTCATCTATGG ACTGGCTCCTGGCCCTCCTGACCTTCGCTGTTGTCTTTTGCATCAGAAGCTCCAG ATGCTGAACTGCTGCATAGAGAGAAAGAGGGCCAGAGATGAAGCTCGCAAGGTGTCGGAGGGAAGCAAGGAGAGAGAGCGCAAGGTGTCTGGTGGCTGCCAGAGCAGTCGGCCTGTACCGGAGTCTGCAACTGCAACAAGCCCTGCATCCTCCTCAACGAGAGAGGGGTCTGTGGGGAAATCCTGGGACTCTTGGAGCGATAGTGAGGATGAGTTCTTCGAGTGCCTGAGTGACCAAGGAGAGATGGAGGCTGCACGTGCTGATGGAGAAAAGGATGGCAGTAAGATCAAAGCAGAGGGCAGGCTGCACCCTTGTAACAATATGACTCTACTCAACTCTACAGAGCCTCTCTACATTCCTGTCACACAG GAACCAGCTCCAATGACAGAGGATTTGTTAGAGGAGCAGTCCGAGGTTTTGGCCAAATTGGGCACTTCAGCTGAAGGTTCTCACCTCCGTGCTCGGATGCAGAGTGCCTGTCTGCTCTCTGACATGGAGTCTTTTAAG GCAGCCAACCCAGGCTGTGTTCTGGAAGACTTTGTGCGCTGGTATTCGCCTAGGGATTACGTAGAGGAGGAGGTGATTGATGAGAAGGGTAACACAGTGGTAAAAGGCAAGCTCAGTGCCAGGATGGAGATCCCAGGCAACATGTGGGTGGAGGCTTGGGAGACAGCCAGGGTTATACCTGCACGTCGCCAGAAAAGACTTTTTGATGACACAAAGGAGGCTGAAAAG GTTCTACACTATTTGGCGGTGCAGAAACCTGCAGACCTGACCCGCCATCTCCTGCCCTGCATACTCCATGCTGCTATTCTGAAGCTCAAGGAGGAGG TGGAAGAGTGA
- the rab3gap1 gene encoding rab3 GTPase-activating protein catalytic subunit isoform X2, with product MAADSDPESEVFEITDFTTASEWERFVSRVEEVLNDWKLIGNSAGKLSPEKGEYTSGTWGEKSQDINFADFKFCITHYFLKQLCEKDDGKNKFEEDAFPLAMQDLLCMNNDFPPRAHCLVRWYGIREFVVISPGTNCEAIISESKCNLLLSSISISLANSGCQLPIFVQIQQKWRRMYSGECQGPGVRTDFEMVHLRKVPSQYNHLSGLLDIFKSKIGCTLSPLPPVNIAIRFTYVLQDWQQYSWPQQPPDLDSLLGGEVGGVEFGKLPFGACEEPISELHLATTWPHLTEGIVVDNDVYSDLEPLQAPHWSVRVRTAENPQCLLGDLLTEFFKLCCRKETTEEILGRGLTEDESKENNDISSALSKLTEPATTVPISKLSVSNMVHSARKHIRRHRRIDEAPLNTDILHSVLLYLFPDAAVEKLSENSKNKTAQTKSCGKAEQDKNSDYNLFLQLKSAPTDSLTYWLALCVCLVNYNHGGLRAVAHLWQEFVLELRYRWENNYLIYGLAPGPPDLRCCLLHQKLQMLNCCIERKRARDEARKVSEGSKERERKVSGGCQSSRPVPESATATSPASSSTREGSVGKSWDSWSDSEDEFFECLSDQGEMEAARADGEKDGSKIKAEGRLHPCNNMTLLNSTEPLYIPVTQEPAPMTEDLLEEQSEVLAKLGTSAEGSHLRARMQSACLLSDMESFKAANPGCVLEDFVRWYSPRDYVEEEVIDEKGNTVVKGKLSARMEIPGNMWVEAWETARVIPARRQKRLFDDTKEAEKVLHYLAVQKPADLTRHLLPCILHAAILKLKEEGYLNLSFTPPTAISEKYQESGQRP from the exons atgGCTGCTGACAGCGAT CCCGAGTCGGAGGTGTTTGAGATCACCGACTTCACCACGGCGTCAGAGTGGGAGCG GTTTGTGTCCAGAGTGGAGGAGGTGCTTAATGACTGGAAGCTGATTGGGAATTCGGCAGGAAAGCTGTCCCCAGAGAAG GGTGAATACACCAGTGGCACCTGGGGGGAGAAGTCTCAGGATATAAATTTTGCTGACTTCAAGTTCTGCATAACTCACTACTTCCTGAAACAATTGTGTGAGAAGGATGATGGGAAGAACAAGTTTGAGGAAG ATGCGTTCCCCTTGGCGATGCAGGACCTTCTTTGTATGAACAATGATTTCCCTCCCCGAGCACACTGCCTGGTCAGATG GTATGGTATACGAGAGTTTGTGGTCATCAGCCCTGGAACAAACTGCGAGGCCATCATCAGTGAGTCCAAATGCAACCTGCTCCTCAGCTCCATCTCCATTTCTTTGGCCAACAGTGGATG CCAGCTGCCCATATTTGTGCAGATCCAGCAGAAGTGGAGGCGGATGTATTCTGGGGAGTGCCAGGGACCAGGTGTGCGCACTGACTTTGAAATGGTCCACCTCCGTAAGGTGCCAAGTCAGTACAACCACCTGTCTGGCCTGCTGGACATCTTCAAGTCTAAGATA GGTTGTACCCTGTCCCCTTTACCTCCAGTCAACATTGCCATCCGGTTCACCTACGTTCTCCAGGACTGGCAGCAATATTCGTGGCCCCAGCAGCCTCCAG ACCTCGACTCACTCCTTGGAGGTGAGGTGGGAGGGGTGGAGTTCGGAAAGCTTCCTTTTGGAGCCTGTGAAGAGCCAATTAG TGAACTTCACCTTGCAACTACTTGGCCTCACCTGACAGAAGGCATAGTTGTGGATAATGATGTCTACAG TGACCTTGAACCTCTTCAAGCTCCTCACTGGTCAGTCCGAGTCAGGACAGCTGAAAACCCTCAGTGTTTGCTCG GTGATCTCCTGACAGAGTTTTTTAAGCTCTGTTGTAGGAAGGAGACTACAGAAGAGATTCTGGGAAGAGGATTGACTGAAGATGAGAGCAAAG AAAATAATGACATCAGCTCTGCTTTATCCAAGCTGACGGAGCCAGCAACAACAGTGCCCATCTCCAAACTGTCCGTCTCCAATATGGTGCACAGCGCTCGAAAGCACATCCGACGCCACCGACGTATCGATGAGGCTCCGCTCAACACAGATATACTCCATTCTGTTCTTCTG tATCTGTTCCCAGATGCTGCTGTGGAGAAGTTGTCAGAAAACAGCaagaataaaacagcacagacaaaatCCTGTGGGAAGGCTGAGCAAGATAAAAACTCTGactat AACCTTTTCCTCCAGCTGAAGTCAGCACCGACTGACAGTCTGACCTATTGGCTGgcactgtgtgtctgtctggtaAACTACAATCATGGTGGGCTGCGGGCTGTTGCCCACCTCTGGCAGGAGTTTGTCCTAGAGTTGCGTTATCGCTGGGAAAACAACTATCTCATCTATGG ACTGGCTCCTGGCCCTCCTGACCTTCGCTGTTGTCTTTTGCATCAGAAGCTCCAG ATGCTGAACTGCTGCATAGAGAGAAAGAGGGCCAGAGATGAAGCTCGCAAGGTGTCGGAGGGAAGCAAGGAGAGAGAGCGCAAGGTGTCTGGTGGCTGCCAGAGCAGTCGGCCTGTACCGGAGTCTGCAACTGCAACAAGCCCTGCATCCTCCTCAACGAGAGAGGGGTCTGTGGGGAAATCCTGGGACTCTTGGAGCGATAGTGAGGATGAGTTCTTCGAGTGCCTGAGTGACCAAGGAGAGATGGAGGCTGCACGTGCTGATGGAGAAAAGGATGGCAGTAAGATCAAAGCAGAGGGCAGGCTGCACCCTTGTAACAATATGACTCTACTCAACTCTACAGAGCCTCTCTACATTCCTGTCACACAG GAACCAGCTCCAATGACAGAGGATTTGTTAGAGGAGCAGTCCGAGGTTTTGGCCAAATTGGGCACTTCAGCTGAAGGTTCTCACCTCCGTGCTCGGATGCAGAGTGCCTGTCTGCTCTCTGACATGGAGTCTTTTAAG GCAGCCAACCCAGGCTGTGTTCTGGAAGACTTTGTGCGCTGGTATTCGCCTAGGGATTACGTAGAGGAGGAGGTGATTGATGAGAAGGGTAACACAGTGGTAAAAGGCAAGCTCAGTGCCAGGATGGAGATCCCAGGCAACATGTGGGTGGAGGCTTGGGAGACAGCCAGGGTTATACCTGCACGTCGCCAGAAAAGACTTTTTGATGACACAAAGGAGGCTGAAAAG GTTCTACACTATTTGGCGGTGCAGAAACCTGCAGACCTGACCCGCCATCTCCTGCCCTGCATACTCCATGCTGCTATTCTGAAGCTCAAGGAGGAGG GGTACCTAAACCTGTCCTTTACTCCACCCACTGCAATATCTGAAAAATACCAAGAAAGTGGGCAGAGACCTTGA